AGTCCTCCTTAACTCCGGGCCCCCTCGCGGGCCTCACCCCTCCTCCCGGGGGCTGAGATTGGAGAGGAAGTGGGAAGGTTTCAATCTGTTCCTCACACCGGCGCCCTCATGCCCCCACCCTTCTCCTCCGCTCGGGGATCCAGCGAGCCTCATTCCCGCCCCTCGCCCCGGGAGAGGAGCGCGCGCCGCGGCCGGGTGCGCGGAGAAAGGCCGGGGACGGCAGGCGGCCTCCACGCGGCCGCCGGGGCCCGCAGCCGTCCGCCCTCCAGCAAGCCAGGCCCGAGGGCAGCCCCGGAGTCCGGGGCGGCCGGATGTGAGGGCGCGTCACTTCCGGGCGGTGCAGCGGCGGCCGCTTGGAAGATGGCTGCGCCCTGTGGCTCGGAGCTGCCCGCCAACTCGCCGCTAAAAATCCCGAAGATGGAGGTGCTCTCCCCGGCTTCTCCTGGTGGCCTGAGCGACGGAAACCCATCGCTGTCCGACCCTTCCACGCCTCGGGGTGCCTCCCCGCTCGGGCCGGGCAGTGCGGCGGGCTCGGGGGC
Above is a genomic segment from Cervus elaphus chromosome 2, mCerEla1.1, whole genome shotgun sequence containing:
- the MSANTD2 gene encoding myb/SANT-like DNA-binding domain-containing protein 2 isoform X5, whose translation is MPPPFSSARGSSEPHSRPSPRERSARRGRVRGERPGTAGGLHAAAGARSRPPSSKPGPRAAPESGAAGCEGASLPGGAAAAAWKMAAPCGSELPANSPLKIPKMEVLSPASPGGLSDGNPSLSDPSTPRGASPLGPGSAAGSGAAASGGLGLGLGGRSAASSSVSFSPGGGGGGGAAAAAAAACRGMSWTPAETNALIAVWGNERLVEARYQQLEGAGTVFGSKAPGPAMYERVSRALAELGYERTPSQCRERIKMKYLSQREH
- the MSANTD2 gene encoding myb/SANT-like DNA-binding domain-containing protein 2 isoform X4, which encodes MPPPFSSARGSSEPHSRPSPRERSARRGRVRGERPGTAGGLHAAAGARSRPPSSKPGPRAAPESGAAGCEGASLPGGAAAAAWKMAAPCGSELPANSPLKIPKMEVLSPASPGGLSDGNPSLSDPSTPRGASPLGPGSAAGSGAAASGGLGLGLGGRSAASSSVSFSPGGGGGGGAAAAAAAACRGMSWTPAETNALIAVWGNERLVEARYQQLEGAGTVFGSKAPGPAMYERVSRALAELGYERTPSQCRERIKLVRCPELNAVFQLWPHRC
- the MSANTD2 gene encoding myb/SANT-like DNA-binding domain-containing protein 2 isoform X6 is translated as MPPPFSSARGSSEPHSRPSPRERSARRGRVRGERPGTAGGLHAAAGARSRPPSSKPGPRAAPESGAAGCEGASLPGGAAAAAWKMAAPCGSELPANSPLKIPKMEVLSPASPGGLSDGNPSLSDPSTPRGASPLGPGSAAGSGAAASGGLGLGLGGRSAASSSVSFSPGGGGGGGAAAAAAAACRGMSWTPAETNALIAVWGNERLVEARYQQLEGAGTVFGSKAPGPAMYERVSRALAELGYERTPSQCRERIKVVPWDVTY